From the genome of Thermofilaceae archaeon:
GCATCGCTCCTGCAGGCGCTATTCCTACCCGTCCTCTCGCTGTACGCCAGCTATCTCGGCTTGAGCGAGGCGGAGGTGGGTGTCCTGGCGGGGGTCAGCCTCTTCCTCTACGTCCCCAGCGCCCTCCTCTCCGAGTTCATCGTCCGCAAGCACGGCTACCGGCGGCCGACATCCGCCTCCCTCGCTCTCATCGCCCTCAGCTACGCGATGCTGTCCGCCGCCCGCACGCCGGTCCAGCTCGCCTTCGCCGCGGGGATGGTTTCCCTCGCCTACGGCATCTTCTGGCCCAGCGTCGAGAAAGCCGTTTCGGCTCAGAGGGGCTCGGTGCACGCCTTCTCCGTGTCGTGGAGCGCGGGCTCCCTAACGGGAGCGCTCTCCATCGCGCCGCTGCTCAACCTCGGCTTCCAAGCGCTATACGCGATCTGCGCGGCCACAGCCCTAGCTCTAACCCCTCTCCCGCTCCGCTTCAAGGGGCGGAGCGAGGAGAAAAGCGCTGCTCGAGCCAGCCTGCGTGGGATGTGGAAGTCCTGGCTCCTCTGCGTAGGCTACTCAACGAGCGCCGGAGGGCTGCTCACCTTCTACCCCCTCGTTAGTGAGCGCCTGGGCCTGCCCAGCTACAGCGTCTCTCTAGCCACCTTCTCGATGATGGCTGGGAGAACCGCCGCCTTCTACGCGTCTGGCCGCCTCAAGCTCCCCGCCCTGCTCAGCCTACCCCTGCTGCTGGCCGTCGCTGCCTCACCGTGGAGCTCGAGCATCCCCCTGCACGCGCTGCTGGCGGCGGCAGCCGGCGTAGGGCAGAGCCTCATCTACACGCTAGCGCTGGAGGGCGTGTTCAACGCGGGTGGGGCCTACACCTCCGTTTTCGAAGCTACCATCGGGCTCGGCTACGCGCTGGGCCCCCTGATCGGAGCAGCCGCTAGACTGCTCGGCTTCGAAGCGCTAGCCGCTTCAGCTGCCGCGGCAGCGGCGCTGTCCCTACCCCCCTTAGCGTTTAGGGCGCGGCGAGGAGCGATCGAAGGTGGCGCAAACCCATCCTAGCGGCCTCTAGAGGGTCCTCAACACTCCCGAGGATCTCGATCGACAACCACCCTCCGTAGCCCACGCTTCTCAGCGCTGAGAGGATTTCCCGGTAGTCGGCCGACCCCGAGCCGGGGGCTAGCCCGTTGGTATCGTTCGCGTGGAAGTGCGCCAGCAGCGGGCCGGCTTCGCGGATGATCTCCCCGTAGGGCCTCCCCTCGTCGGTCATGCTGTAGACGTCCAGGTTGACTCGCAGGGCCGGCGAGCCCACCTCCTCCACCATTCTCACAGCCTCACCGAGGGTGTTGACCATGTCGGTGAGGTGGCGGGCGAGAGGCTCCAGCGCGATCACCACGCCCAAGTCCTCGGCGTACCTGCAGGCGCGGAACAAGCTGTCCCTCAGCAGGACCCACGCGTCCTCGCGGCTTTGACCGGGTAGGGTGCTGCGCTGCTTCGGCGAGCCCAGAACCATTACCCTGCCGTTCAGGTCTGCGCAGAAGCGGGCTAGCTCGCCCATGTACTCCACCGTCCTCTCTCTGACCGCGGGGTCGGGGTGGGCCAGGTGGAGGCCCGGCGGCGAAACGAGGAGCCAGTGGAGCCCGCAGATCTCGAGGCTGAAGCTCTGCGCCGCCTCTAGAAGCTTAACCCGCTCCGCGCGTGGGATCTGCCTCACGTTAGAGGCCAGCGTGTAGGGGGCTACCTCAACCCCCTCGAAGCCCAGCCCCGCGGCTACCTCTAAGGCCTTCTCCCACGGGAGGGGGAGGACCTCGTTGCAGATGGAGATCCTCACGCTACCACTTGTCGTAGTGGACGATCTGGTCGAGGGGCTTCCTATCGGTCACGGGCCCCTTCTCCTCGGCGGGGTAGCCGAGCGGCGTCAACGCGACGACGCGAATGTGCTCGGGGATGCCTAGAGCCTCCTTCACGGCGCGCTCGTCGAAGGCGGCGATCCAGCAGGTCCCCAACCCCTCGTTGGCTGCGGCGAGCACGAGGTGCTCCATCGCAATCGCCACGTCCACCTTCCAGTACTCCTCCCCATCCCTCCTCCTCCAGGCGACAGTGGGATCGGCGCAGGCGACGATGATGACGGGGGCCTTCACGAACCATTCTCGAGGGTAGGCCTTCCCCAGCTTCTCCTTGACCTCCGGATCCCTCACGACGATGAAGTGCCACGGCTGCCTGTTGGCGGCCGAAGGGGCCAGCCTAGCGGCTTCAAGCACCCTCAAGAGCTTCTCATCCTCAACAGGGTCGGGCTTGTAGGCGCGGATGCTCCTCCTCCTTCTCACAACCTCGTAGAAGTCCACGGGCTGCACTCAGACCCGCGTAAATATGGCTTGCGCTGTTGACGAAGGCAGCGGCAAGTTGAGGGGCATGCGAGGGCGAGCGCTACCTGAGCTTGAGTACTCCGCCCCCCGTTTGCTACAGTGGGGGTGGGTTAAACCGGTTGATGCGAAGGCCGGCGGCCTTATTTTACCCTACTGGGGTCCTCCTTTCTCGATGGTTAAACACTACGACGTGGTGGCCTTCGGCACAGGTTCTGCGATGAACATCGTTTCAGCGCTGCTTGCGAGGGGCTACAGGGGGAGGGTGGCGGTCATCGAGAGGGACATGGTCGGCGGGATCTGCCTGATGAGAGGTTGCATACCGTCCAAGATGCTGGTGGAGGTCGCGAGGAACGTCAGGAGGGTAAGGGAGGTGGGCAAGCTCGGCATCAATGTAAAGCTGGAATCTGTCGATTTCACCCGAACGATGGAGAGGGTTTGGCGCAGAATCTCCGAGGAGAGCAGGATGATCGAGGAGTCGCTTAAACGGCACCCGCTCATCGACTTGTACCAGGGGACAGGCACGTTCATCGGCGAGTACACGGTGGACGTGGCTGGGAGGGAGATCGAGGGGGATGTTTTCCTCCTCTGCCTCGGCTCGAGACCGGCCGTCCCCAACGTACCGGGGATCGATGAGGTGGAGTACCACACATCCGACAGCTTCTTTCGCGAATTAAGGGAGTTGCCCCGGCGGACCGTTGTCGTGGGTGGGGGCTTCGTCGGCCTGGAGCTCGGCTTCTTCCTCGCTATGATGGGGAGCCAGGTGACGATCCTGCAGAGGAGGGACAGGATCCTGCCCGAAGAGGAGCCAGAAATCTCTGAGCTCTTGAGGCGTGATCTCTCGCGCTACATGGACATACGGGTGAACCACGAGGTTGTCGAGTTCAGGAGGAGCGGGGGGCGCCAGATCGTTGTCGCCGAGAACAAGCTGACCGGGGATAACGTCGAGTTCGAAGCGGACCTGATCCTAATCGCAAGCGGCAGAAGGTCGAACAGCGACATCACGAGGCCCGAGAAGACCGGCGTGAAGGTCGATGAGAAGGGCTGGATCGTCGTTGATGAGTACTTGAGGACGACGAAGGAGGGGGTGTGGGCCTTCGGCGACGCGACTGGCAGGCTGATGTTCAAGCACAAGGCCAACTACGAGAGCATGATCGTTTACCGGAACGCCTTCCTCGGCGAGCAGGTGAAGGCCGAGTACCACGCGGTCCCCCACGCGGTGTTCACGGAGCCGGAGGTCGCGAGCGTGGGTATGAAGGAGGAGGAAGCCGCGAAGAAGTACGATATCCTCGTTGGGTTTGCGACCTACGGCGAAACCGCTAAGGGGGAGGCTATGATGGCGGAGGACTACTTCGTCAAGGTGATCCTCGAGCGCGAAACCCTAAGGATACTGGGGGCCCACATCGTGGGGCCCGAGGCTTCGATCCTGATCCAGGAGATCGTCAACCTGATGTACTCCGACGGAACGGCCGCGCCGATCTACCGGGGGATGCACATACACCCGGCGCTATCCGAAGTCGTCGAGCGAGCCTTCTACCACCTGCACGAGCCGGGGGAGTGGAAGAGGCATTTACACCACGGCCACTAGCCCGTGCGCCCGTAGAGCGGCGCTAGCCCGGGAGCAGTCTTATTAGCGCCCGTCGCGCCTCGAGGGCTATGGATCTGAAGCTCGCTTGGGTTGCGGTGGCAGTGGCGCTGCTCGCCGCGCTCTTCGCAGCCCTCCTGAAGCGTAGAGAGGGTGGGGCGGTGAAGCTGGTCGCCTTCCCCGCCAAGCCGATGGAGCGGGTCTTCAAGGATACGCCTCCGCCGGACGAGGTGCAACCGCTCAGGCTCTCAGCGGTGAGGAACGAGTACGTCGGCAGCATGTTCGGCGTTTGGAGCAGCGAAGCCGTGAAGGGGCTTCGCCTCGAGACCACAGACCTCGTGACGGAGAAGGGGAGGATCGATTCGAGGAACGTGAAGGCCTTCTTCGTCGGCTCGATCCCGCTCACCTTCAACTCCCCAGCCCCGGCGGAGGAGCTGGAGAGGCGGGCGCCCTGCGAGATCCCCGACCCCATCCTCGAGGAGCTGGAGGAGGTGGATCTGGAGGCGGGCGTGACACAGCCCTGCTACCTACGCATCTACGTCCCACCCGACGCCGAGCCCGGCGTGTACAGGGGCTACGTTGTGGCTAAGGCGCGGGGCTTCGAAGCGAGGTTGGAGGTGGTGCTGACCGTGCACCCCGTGACGCTGCCGGGCAGGAGGAGCCTCTACGTCACCAACTGGTTCAGCGTCTGGAACATCGCCAAGCACCACGGCGTCGAGCTCTGGTCGGAGGAGTTCTGGCCGATCTTCGAGCGGTGGGTGAAGTTCATGAGCGAGTACCGGCAGAACGTATTCTGGGTCCCCCTCGAGACGATTAGGGTCTACAGGAGCGCTGAAGGCTACCGGTTCGACTTCACGATCTTCGACCGCTACGTGGAGATCCTGCTCAAGTACGGCGCGGATCTAATCGAGCTCACCCACGTTGCAGGCTTCAAGCAGTGGGGTGGGCGGGAGATCCAGTTGAGGAGCTTCGATGTCGTCTACGGGCCGGGCGACGTGAGGAGCGAACCCGGGGAGCAGGTGCTACCCCACCTGCTTGGAGCGCTAGAAGCTCACCTCCGCGAGAAGGGTTGGCTCGAGAAAACAGTGGTCCACGTCGCTGACGAGCCAACCGAGGACGGCGTCGAGGAGTGGAGGAGGGTCTCGAGGCTGGTCAAGGAGCACGCGCCCGGGCTCCGTAGGATCGATGCTGTCGAGACGACGGGCTTCGGCGGCGACCTCGAGATCTGGGTTCCCACGCTCCACCACTACGACCAGTGGATGGAAGAGTACGAGGCTGCGAGGAGGCAGGGGGCTGCGCTCTGGTTCTACACCTGCCTCAACCCTCAGGGCAGGTACCCGAACCGCTTCATCGACTTCCCCCTACTCAAGACGCGCATCCTACACTGGATCAACTACGCCTACGACCTCAAGGGCTTCCTCCACTGGGGCTACAACTGGTGGCACGGCGACCCCTTCAAGGAGCTGAACCCCCAGCTGCCGCCCGGCGACACGCACATCGTCTACCCGGGGAAGCGGGGGCCGCTGCCCAGCCTGAGGCTGGAGGCGATGAGGGACGGCCTAGAGGACTACGAGCTGTTCAAGCTCCTCGAGGATGAGATCTCGGCAGTGAAGAGGGAGCTGGGCGGGAAAGCCCTCGAGCTACCCTTCGAGCGGAGAGCGCTCGAGCTCTGCCGCAGGGTCGTCCCATCGATAACCGGCTACGCACGGGACCCCGGGAAGCTGCTGGAGGTCTGGGAGCAGGTGGTCAGGGAATTGGTTCAGCTGAGGGAGAGGCCTCTAGCCCTCGTCCTCACCGAGCCGCCGGAGTGGGAGCCGATCGTCTGGGGGCCGCTCATGGTCCTCGTGAGGGGGGTTTGCGAGGATGGGGCTGAAGTGGAGGTGAACGGGAAGCCCGTGCCGGTGAGCAACGGCTACTTCGCCACCTACGCCTTCCCCGGCCGCAACGGTGAAATCGCCGTGAGAGTGCGGAAGGGCGGCCTCGAGAAGGTGATCGTCCGGAGGTTCTCGATAAAGGAGTAGTGAAGTTTTAGGCCCCCGCGAGCTACGGCCCACCGTGGCCACCCAGGAAGCGGAGAAGGATAGGCTGATCGAAGCCGTGCTCAACGTGCTGCGGAGGAACCCGAAGTTCTCGAAGATCGAGGAGCGCAACGTGAAGCGCATACTCAGGAAGCTCGAGCTCGAAGATCTCACCTACCTAGCCAACGTCTTCGACGTCTACTCCGAGTGGCTTGAAAGAACCCTCAGCGGAGGTACGTAAGCCGGGAAACGGATCTTTACGATCGGGAGAGAGGCTGACGAAAGGTTCTAGCCCATCTAGGTATCCGGTATCCAGGCCGTGAAGATTCGGCCCCAGTTCGTTCCCTGATCGAACGCGTAGACTGAGTACCTGAAGGGGTCGTAGGCGTTTCTTATGACGCAGACCCTAACGCTGGAAGCTGCGTACCTTATCACGAAGCTGAGGCTCACCCCTATCGTCACTCCACCTGTAGGGTAGGAAACTCCGAATGATAGGGAGACGCTGAGACCGCCGAACTGCCAGGTACCTGAGATGCTCCAGGTCACGCAGGCACCACCGTCACCTATCGGTTTGACGTTTCCACTCATAGCCGGTGGAGTGTAAGATCCCTCTTCAAGGTAGTAGGCACCCCCCAGGGCCCGGTGGGGGAAGATGCACTCGATTATCTGCGTTAAAACGCCGTTATCGTACCTCTCCCACCTCTCGTACCTCCACCGGATCCACATCCCTAGTCTGATCCAGTAGCCGCCGTCCGGTGCTCGTACCGTAGAGTGGAACGTGAGGGTGCCGGGTAGTGAAACCCCCGACATTCCGCTGCTCCAGCTCGCACTCGGTAGGCTGCTGTAACTGGGAGCCGCTCTGCTCTTCGACTCGAACCAAAACGAAACGCCCTGCGGTACGGTGAGCTCTACGGATACGCCCAAATCGGGGTGCAGAACCGTGAATGCGGAGAGCCCGTCCCGCTCCTGCACCTCAACTAGGTGGTACCATGTGCTAGAAGGCGCGGGTGCTGAGGGTCCTGCCAGCTTTGAGGCGGGCTCAACCTCAACGGTGAGGCCGATGACCGGGTCTTTCATTTCAATGCCGATGACTACTGCTCCGCACGAGTTGTCGACGGTGGATGCGACGATGAGCAGGTTCTCGACGTTGTAGAGGTCCACCCAGCTCACCCTGCCCAAGCCGTCCACGCTCGCCACCCTGTTGAGGTGGACTCTCGGCAGCGCAATGACTGCTGAATCCCCGAGACCCCTGTGCACCACCCTCGAGGTGTGGTTGTTCGTTGGGCTGGCCAGCCAGATGACGGCCACGTCGCGCACAGCGGAGTAGCTGCCGTCGGGCCCCCTCACCCGAACCCTGAGTTGGACGATCGCTGAGGGCAGCTTGGCGTAGGGGGTCGTCAGGTAGTATCCCATCCAGGTGAACGCCGCTTGAACGCTGGGGAGGAGAGGTAGGGAGGCTACCAGAGCGAGAGTTAAAATCGCCAACCCGTTGTAGAGGACGACCTTGCTCCGCTCACTCAAGCCCGAGTTGCGCCTTCTCATCCCGTGACGCTCGCCGGCCACAACAATAGTGAATAGCGCTTGGCGCTACTTAAAATTGATCCGAACCCGAGCGTAGAGCAGCGGTATGGCCAGGCTGGAGATGGCTGCGGCGGCCAGGTACATGGTTGTGAAACCGTACGTTGATAGGAGCACGCCGAGCAGGTAGCCCCCTACCATGTTACCAACGTTGGAGGCTACGGGGAAGATGCTGGAGGCCACTCCGGCTGCGCCGGTCATCTGCTCGGTCAAGTATGCCACGGTGACGACGTATAGCCCACCAAAGGTTAAGCCGTGGAGGAGCTGTGCCGCTATGACGAGTAGGGGGTTTCGAAGTAAGCCAGTGAGCATGAAGCGGACAGGGTAGGCAGCTAGGCAGACTGCAATGACCTTCCTGCGCCCCACCCTATCGGAGAGAGAGCCGAGCAGGATCATGGCTGGGATCTCGGCGAGAGGGGTTACTGTGAAGGCGAGGGAGGCGAGCAGCTTGGACGCGTGGAGCCCCTGAGTCATGTAGAGCGGCAGGAAGGTGTAGTAGGCAGGGTTCGCGATGGAAGCAACGGTTATCGCAGCCACAACGGACAGCACGTCGCCCCGCCTCAGTGCCCCGAGGTCGAGCTTCCTGCTCCCTTCACCGCGAGCCGCGAGCCGCGGGAGCCCCGGGCCGTAGAGGAGCGCGGAAATCGTGAAGAAGGCTGCGGAGAAGGCGAAGGAGGCGTGGAAGCCCCACACCTGCGCCGAGTAGCCTCCCGCCAGCGTACCGACGATCCAGCCGGCGGCGCCCGAGGTTCTCATCGCGCCGAAGCCCGCCCCCCTTTTCGCTTGATCGAGGTAGTCCATCGCTACGGCCGCGCTCAGAGACATCGTCGAGAAGGCCAGTGCGATGTAGAGGGGGTGCAGGAGGGCGAAGTGGGCGAAGCCCGTGGCCGCGGTGTACGCTACGACTGCTGAAGCCGAAGCTAGGCAGAGCAGGGCTTGGAGCGAGCTGCGCCCCCCGATCACGTCGGAGAAGTAGCTGATGAGGAGCGTGGCGGCCAGCGAGATGGAGGCCGCAAGCGACGCCAGGTACCCGATCTCAACGTCGGCGAGACCCCTCCAGCTCATGTAGACGGGGAGGAGCGGGTTAGCCGAGCCGGTCCCCGCGTAGAGGAAGAACATGGCCGCCCAGAGCCTGGCTAAACGCCAGGAGTCCTGTTCTACTGCTGGAGTGCTGGCTTTCACGGCGCCCCCCTACGCTCCGCTTTTAAACAAGCTTTCCCGCTCCACCGCCGTGCATCACGAGAAGGGGAGGGGCTCGGAGCTGCTTGCCGCAGCGTGGAGGGTTGCCGATGAGGTTTCCTCAGCCTTCACGGGTAAGAGGGGGGTTGTCGGCATCGTCTATTTAGGAGGTTTGGCGCGCGGGTACTTCGACGAGCACTCCGACATCGACGTGGTCGTGTACAAGAGGAGGGGCGCTAGGCTAGGTTGGCCCCGGGAGAAGGAGTACGAGTACAGGGGCTTCACGATCGATCTCGAGGTAAGGGACTACGAGAGGGATCTCTACAAGCGCTGGAGCTTTGAGGAGCGCTGGGTTTTCCTCCACGCGCTCGTCAGATACGACCCGTACGGGCTGGTGAGAAAGCTCCTCGAGCTGAAGGTGCCGCTGAGCGAAGGCGAGAGGCGGAGGCTTCTGATGGAGGAGCTGTCCAAGGCCGGGTGGAGCCTGAGCGACATCGATGCGTGGCTGCACAGGGGCGACCCGCTCAGCGCCCACCTCGCCGCAATCACCTCGCTGAGGCACCTCCTGCGCGCCCTCGCGGTTTACAACGGGGTCCCTCCGCCCCCTGACAAGTGGCTCCTGCACACCGCTTTCTCGCTGGGGGAGAGGCCACCGCAGTTGAACCAGCTGGTGCAGGATGTCCTTCTAGCTTCGAGCCCTACGGGGTTCGAGAGGAGGAAGGCGGCGCTGCGCGCGCTTGAGAGCTGGCTGCACGCGCGGGTTCGGAGGTGAAAGGTTTTAGGTTTTAGACGAAATAAGTTTCGCTTTCTGAGCTAGCTACCTTTATTACGCAAGCCTCACGGTCGCACCGCAATGAGAGTTACCCCACTGCTCGTCGCCGCGCTGGCGTTGACGCAGCTTGCCCTAGCTCAGCCGTTCCCCGTGTCGGTGAAGGTTGACGCGTCTGTGCAGGGGTTCTACGGCCCCCTCACCTACCGCGTCACCGTCACAGCCTCTCGTCAGGTCGACGTGAGGGTCAGGGTGAGCGTCATCGTGCCGGGCGGCCCCCAGCTTGGCTGGAAGACTCTTTGGGAGGGGAGGATGGGAGAGGGCGAGACGAGGGTTATCGAGTCTCGCGAGGACTCTGTGCCGCGGCTCGGGAGCTACGTGATCTGGGTTGCCGTCGACTTCACCAGCCCGCGCGACTTCATGGTGATAGACAGCAGGTACTACTACGCCACCTACGATATGATCCACGTGGTTACCGTCTACGAGCCAAGCGCGGAGCACTGGAGGAATCTCTACCTGCAGGCTCTCAACGAGAGCGAGAGGTGCAAGGTGCTCTACGGCAACGCGTCAGCCACCATAGTGGTCCTCAACGCCAAGCTCAGCGCACTGGAAGCCCAGCTCGCCAGCCTGGAGCAGAGCTACAGGAGCCTCTGGGCAAACTACACCCAGCTGCAGGACAACTACTCGGCTCTAACTCGGGAGCTCGCGGCCGCCAGGTTCGAGCGCGACGCGCTGAGGGAAGCACTGAGGAGGGAGGAAGAGCGCTCAAGAACTCTGCTCACCCTCGCGATAGCCCTCGCAGCCCTCTCGACACTCACCGCAGCGGTACTAGCGCTGCAGATCGCGAGGCGGAGGTGGGTTGGAGCGCCGCCACCGCCCCCTCCTAGACCTCTCAAGAGTTAGGGGGGTTGATCGTACCCTCCGGTTAAGGACCCCTCGCCGAGAGCTCGGGGGTAGATCGTGTCGAGCGCGTCGGTTAGCTTCCTCGCTTTCGCCCTGCCGATAACCTTCTCGAGCTCGTGGAAGGGGGCCGTCAGCGCCCTGCGAGGCGTCTTGAAGTGCAGCAGTAGCTTGCGCGCCGTCTCCCTCCCGATCCCGGGTACCGAGGTGAGGAGCGAGATCTGCACCTCGGCGAGGTTCCTGGGGCTCCCCCTCCTCAGCTTCGAGGGGGGCAGGTAGCTCCTCCTGCGGGCGGTCATCCTCCTGTAGAAGGCGTAGACGACGTAGGCGGTCTCCTCCGCCCCGCTCGTGCTCACAACGCTCACACCGCTCAGCGCCAGGGTTGCAGCAGCCTCAGCCAAGTGCCTCCGCTCGGTATCGAGCCCCCCTTCAACCACGATCACCAGAACACCGGCCTCAGCGAGCTCTTCAGCCAGCCCGCGAGCCCCCCTCTCGGCGGTAAGCCTTTCAAACTCCTCTGCCGTAAGCCTCTTGATTCCCACGGAGCCTACCCTGAAGTCCACCACTCCCATCTCCTCGAAGCGGACTGGCACTCCAATCCTCCTCAGTACCTCAACGACGCCGCGCCCCATCTCACGCGGGCTCACGATTACACCGCTCTCCGCCACACCCACCCCCTTCAATCCGCTCCTTAATCGAGGATGAGCAAGTAAGTAATGCTTAAAAGGGGTTTGACCCCCTACTGAAAATGGCGCGCGCCGGAGGAGAATCCACCCCCCGCTACCACGGCTGCTATCACGCGCTGCCCGAGCGGGGTGGGGAAGCCAGGTATCCCGCGGGGCTCATAACCGTGCGCTCGGGGAGAAACCCCGAGGTCGGTGGTTCAAAATCCGGCGCGCGCCACGACCTTCTCACCGTTCATCTGACGTCTCTGCGGCAGTGCTGGCGCTCTACCGCGCGCAGAGTATAACACGGCGCCGGTGTTGTTAACCGCACGGCTGCTGAGAGGGCGAAGGATCGCTTGATCTATAACGCTCATTTAGCTGCGTTGGAATCTGAAAGCATTTATGCCCTTTACTCGAAAGCCGCGCGTAAATGCGCGTGGGACATAACGAGTTAAGCAGCGAACTATGGAGGGTATACGTTCTGGAGAGGGAGAAAGCCGCAGAAAGGGATCCGCACGGTCGAGTGCTGGCTAAAAGCCTTGGCGGCGACCCTGCTGAGCCTATAGTCTCCGAGTTCCTGCATGAGAGAGGTTTCCACGTCGAGTGGCCGAAGGGAAAGCGCTTCGCCGTTTGCTTGACGCACGACGTTGATTGGGCGTACCCTCCATCCAGGCATACCGATAGAGTGCTGCACGGGAAGGGGAAAAACACTCCACTTCGAGCGAAGTTGCTGTGGAGGCTGGGCTCGATCAGCGGATGGCGCCTATATAACCCCTACTCGCTGGACCGAGTTGTAGAGGTTGAGCGTGAGTTCTCAGCAGTATCGAGCTTAATGGTGAAGGCTACGCCGAAGGAGTGGCTTGACGAGAGGTACGAGGACTTTTACAGCCTGGACTTCCTGGCAGGGCGCCTCGAAGGGCTCACCGATGAGGGCTGGGAGGTCGGGCTTCACGCAGGTTATGCTTCCTACAACGACTCGGGAAGGCTGGCTAGGGAGAAGGCTCTCTTGGAGAGCGCGTTAAGCGGGTACAGGGTTGTGGGAGTGCGCATGCACTACCTGCGCTTCGCGTACCCCGACACTTGGCTGGCGGTTGAGGCGGCCGGCTTCAAGTACGATACGACGCTAGCCTTCCCAGACCGGCCGGGTTTTAGGAATGGGATGTGCTACCCCTTCCATCCGGTCGTCGATGACCGTGTGCTGGGCATGCTGGAGATCCCGCTGGCCGTCATGGACACCACTTTCTGGGGCTACATGCGCGTCCAGCCTGGAGAGGCGTTTGAGATGATCAAGGGGTTGGTCTACCGCGTGGAGAAGTTGAGCGGGGTTTTAACGGTGCTCTGGCACAACAATACTTTTTGCGAGCTACTCTACGGCGAGTGGGGTAGGATGTACAGAAGCCTGCTCTCCTTCCTTAAGAGTAGGGGCGCATGGCTGACAAATTGCCTGAGCTTGTGGGAGTACTGGGTGGACAACTACGGGTGAGAAATTGAGAAGGGTGCTGGTAGCATCGATAGCCTCGAGGAAGGCACTCGCAATAGCACTTTCCCTAAGGAAGTACGGCTACCTTGTCTACGGCTTGTCGCACGCTAAGCATCCCCACTTGTTCTCGAGGTACTTCGATAGGAAGGCTGTAGTGAGGTGCTCCAGGAGTGGGCCGGCCTGGGCTATGTTCGCTGCGAAGGTCGCTGAAGCTTGGAAGGTGGATCTTGTGATGCCGGTTGACTTCGTCGACGTTGAAGCCTTCTCCCGTCAGCGGGATCTCTTCGAGAGCGTAGGGAGCGAGCTTGCAGCTCCCCCCTTCGAGTCCGTTAGGCTGGCGGCTGACAAGGAGAGGCTGCCCCAGCTCCTGAATCGGATAGCCAGGGTTCCAAGGCAGGTTGTCGTTCGAGAGCCCGGCTCCGTCGTTGGGCTCGATGCTCTCGAGCCGCCCCTAGTCGTAAAGGGGTTAGGGGACGCCTCGAGGCCTGAGTACTTCCCAGATTGGAAGGAGGCGGAGAAGAGGGCCGCTGAGAGGGCTCCCTGCCTCGTTCAGGAGTACGTCCCGGGTGTCGGTAGGGGGTACTACGCCGTGGCTCTGAGCGGGCAACCGATCCTCGAGTTCACGCACCAAAGGATCCTCGAGTACGATCCGGCTGGTGGGGCAAGCTTGGCGGCAAGAGGGCCGGTGATCGATCCCAGGCTGTTCAAACTGGGACGGGAGATCATCGGTTTGCTGAAGTGGACGGGGCCGATCATGGTTGAAACGCGCTTCACCCCTGAAACTGGGGAGTACCACGTGGTTGAGCTTAACCCGAAGTTCTGGGGCAGCTTGGACCTTCCTGTCTCACTCGGGTACCACTTCCCGGCCGTCCTGGCTGTAGCTTGCACCGAGGGGCTTGAATCAGCGAAGAGCTTAGCAGCCACCTTGAACGTCCGCAGCGGCAGCTTCTACTGGGTTCTAGACGGGTTGAGGTACTTGGCAAAAACGCCAAAGGCTTGGAGTCTGCTGCTGGCAGGCTCGGTGCGAGAAAGGCGCAGCGACTTTGACGCCTCCGATTCGGCCAGGGTTCTCGCTCAGCTAGCGATTGGGCTCAGCAGGCTACCCCGCGAGAGGAGGCAGTGGGTAAGCTCAATGTTGAGCGACTTGCGCAAGCTGGAATGGTGGCACCGTAAGTTAGTGCGTGAAGGTGCTAGGGCGATCCTCTTCGACCTGGACGGGACGCTGGTGCACTTGCCCGTGGATTGGAGGGCCGTCAAGCTCACCCTCTTACGGGAGGGCTTGCTAATGCCGTGGGAGGGGATTGTGGAGGCATTGAGGAGGCTTTGGGTTATCGATAGGACCGCCTACGAGAAAGCCTCCGCCATCGTGGAAGAAGCGGAGCTTGAGGCTGCAAAGAGATCCGTGCCCCTCGTTGATCCGCATCAACTAGCCAACCTGAC
Proteins encoded in this window:
- a CDS encoding helix-hairpin-helix domain-containing protein, which produces MAESGVIVSPREMGRGVVEVLRRIGVPVRFEEMGVVDFRVGSVGIKRLTAEEFERLTAERGARGLAEELAEAGVLVIVVEGGLDTERRHLAEAAATLALSGVSVVSTSGAEETAYVVYAFYRRMTARRRSYLPPSKLRRGSPRNLAEVQISLLTSVPGIGRETARKLLLHFKTPRRALTAPFHELEKVIGRAKARKLTDALDTIYPRALGEGSLTGGYDQPP
- a CDS encoding polysaccharide deacetylase family protein; this translates as MRVGHNELSSELWRVYVLEREKAAERDPHGRVLAKSLGGDPAEPIVSEFLHERGFHVEWPKGKRFAVCLTHDVDWAYPPSRHTDRVLHGKGKNTPLRAKLLWRLGSISGWRLYNPYSLDRVVEVEREFSAVSSLMVKATPKEWLDERYEDFYSLDFLAGRLEGLTDEGWEVGLHAGYASYNDSGRLAREKALLESALSGYRVVGVRMHYLRFAYPDTWLAVEAAGFKYDTTLAFPDRPGFRNGMCYPFHPVVDDRVLGMLEIPLAVMDTTFWGYMRVQPGEAFEMIKGLVYRVEKLSGVLTVLWHNNTFCELLYGEWGRMYRSLLSFLKSRGAWLTNCLSLWEYWVDNYG
- a CDS encoding nucleotidyltransferase domain-containing protein; its protein translation is MHHEKGRGSELLAAAWRVADEVSSAFTGKRGVVGIVYLGGLARGYFDEHSDIDVVVYKRRGARLGWPREKEYEYRGFTIDLEVRDYERDLYKRWSFEERWVFLHALVRYDPYGLVRKLLELKVPLSEGERRRLLMEELSKAGWSLSDIDAWLHRGDPLSAHLAAITSLRHLLRALAVYNGVPPPPDKWLLHTAFSLGERPPQLNQLVQDVLLASSPTGFERRKAALRALESWLHARVRR
- a CDS encoding MFS transporter, whose product is MKASTPAVEQDSWRLARLWAAMFFLYAGTGSANPLLPVYMSWRGLADVEIGYLASLAASISLAATLLISYFSDVIGGRSSLQALLCLASASAVVAYTAATGFAHFALLHPLYIALAFSTMSLSAAVAMDYLDQAKRGAGFGAMRTSGAAGWIVGTLAGGYSAQVWGFHASFAFSAAFFTISALLYGPGLPRLAARGEGSRKLDLGALRRGDVLSVVAAITVASIANPAYYTFLPLYMTQGLHASKLLASLAFTVTPLAEIPAMILLGSLSDRVGRRKVIAVCLAAYPVRFMLTGLLRNPLLVIAAQLLHGLTFGGLYVVTVAYLTEQMTGAAGVASSIFPVASNVGNMVGGYLLGVLLSTYGFTTMYLAAAAISSLAIPLLYARVRINFK